One Triticum dicoccoides isolate Atlit2015 ecotype Zavitan unplaced genomic scaffold, WEW_v2.0 scaffold200754, whole genome shotgun sequence DNA window includes the following coding sequences:
- the LOC119345044 gene encoding probable CCR4-associated factor 1 homolog 11 gives MNPAAAMFPMFPPPPPLPFHYAFPMQPPPYFYHAPMSPVWPSSAVPVRSVWASNFKHESANLRHVASRAQYVAVNVHYPGVVHHPSQDHNALTVEERYALVKANVDDLKPLQVGIALYDSDGGYLDAWEFNLRDFRPQADPHDENSLAYLAGRGLDVGALRDHGVSADMLDKKLFESGLVGARRGRSRSWITYAGAYHVAYLLKIVTGGAPLPRDVAGFNGAVRRYLGDQVYDVATMAAGCPAMPLGLEHIADYLGFHPPLGSPRLAAAAGVRALQVFMRLKYGELGGDVRRYRGLLKGLH, from the coding sequence ATGAACCCGGCCGCCGCTATGTTCCCAATGTTtccaccgccaccgccgctacCTTTCCACTACGCGTTCCCCATGCAGCCCCCGCCGTACTTCTACCATGCACCTATGTCGCCGGTTTGGCCGTCGTCCGCGGTCCCGGTGCGCTCCGTGTGGGCGTCCAATTTCAAGCATGAATCGGCCAACCTCCGCCACGTCGCCAGCAGAGCCCAGTACGTCGCCGTCAACGTGCACTACCCGGGCGTCGTCCACCACCCCAGCCAGGACCACAACGCCCTCACCGTGGAGGAGCGCTACGCCCTCGTGAAGGCCAACGTTGACGACCTTAAGCCGCTGCAGGTCGGCATCGCGCTCTACGACAGCGACGGCGGGTACCTCGACGCCTGGGAGTTCAACCTCCGCGACTTCCGCCCCCAGGCCGACCCGCACGACGAGAACTCCCTCGCGTACCTCGCCGGCCGCGGCCTCGACGTCGGCGCGCTCCGCGACCACGGCGTCAGCGCCGACATGCTAGACAAGAAGCTGTTTGAATCCGGCCTGGTCGGCGCTCGGCGTGGGCGGTCGCGGAGTTGGATCACGTACGCTGGGGCCTACCATGTCGCATACCTGCTCAAAATTGTCACCGGCGGCGCCCCGCTGCCGCGAGACGTGGCCGGGTTCAACGGCGCCGTGCGGCGTTACCTCGGCGACCAGGTCTATGATGTGGCCACGATGGCGGCCGGCTGCCCGGCCATGCCACTGGGGTTGGAGCACATCGCCGATTACCTCGGCTTCCATCCGCCGCTGGGGAGCCCTCGCCTCGCAGCTGCCGCCGGCGTGCGCGCGCTGCAGGTCTTCATGCGACTGAAGTACGGAGAGCTCGGCGGCGACGTGCGGAGATACCGGGGTCTTCTTAAAGGCCTGCACTAG